A part of Anabas testudineus chromosome 7, fAnaTes1.2, whole genome shotgun sequence genomic DNA contains:
- the stac3 gene encoding SH3 and cysteine-rich domain-containing protein 3 isoform X1: MDEEDDKNSVDIHDNPPVPDNVVKEEGDTVYFIYEEEVEVEDKEPEPPSEPVVRVNDKPHKFKDHYCKKPKFCDVCARMIVLNNKFALRCKNCKTNIHHSCQSYVEFQRCFGKIPPGFRRAYSSPLYSSDQPDPNNPNRNDPVFDTLRVGVIMANKERKKNENDKKNIMMMMEEEEEESQQPKENEEGGEGKPDDKKEKGGDKADDKSKGTFSQSHYYLALYRFKAIEKDDLDFHPGDRITVLDDSNEEWWRGKMGEKTGYFPTNYLIKVRASERVFKVTRSFVGNREMGQITLKKDQIVVKKGDEKGGYLKVSTGRKLGYFPADLLLEITVT, encoded by the exons ATGGACGA ggagGATGACAAAAACTCTGTGGACATCCATGACAATCCCCCAGTCCCTGACAACGTagtgaaggaggaaggagacacT gtcTATTTCATTTatgaggaggaagtggaagtgGAGGATAAGGAACCAGAGCCTCCTTCAGAGCCAGTCGTTCGGGTCAATGACAAACCCCACAAGTTCAAGGACCATTACTGCAAAAAACCCAAGTTCTGTGACGTCTGCGCTCGCATGATAGTCT TGAACAACAAGTTTGCTCTGAGGTGTAAAAACTGCAAGACCAACATCCACCATTCATGTCAGTCCTATGTCGAATTCCAGAGATGCTTTGGCAAAATT CCGCCTGGCTTCAGAAGGGCCTACAGCTCCCCTCTGTACAGCAGTGACCAACCAGATCCCA ACAATCCAAACCGGAACGACCCCGTCTTTGACACCCTGCGAGTCGGCGTCATCATGGCAAATAAGGAGcgcaaaaagaatgaaaatgacaagaaaaat attatgatgatgatggaggaagaggaagaagagagccAACAACCCAAAGAGaatgaggagggaggagaag GGAAGCCTGATGATAAGAAGGAGAAAGGTGGAGACAAAGCAGATGACAAG AGTAAAGGAACGTTCTCCCAGTCCCACTATTACCTGGCTCTGTACCGCTTCAAGGCCATCGAGAAAGACGACCTCGACTTCCA CCCTGGTGATCGTATCACAGTACTGGATGACTCCAATGAGGAGTGGTGGAGG GGAAAGATGGGGGAGAAGACAGGATACTTCCCCACCAACTACCTCATCAAAGTGCGCGCATCAGAAAGAGTTTTCAAGGTGACGCGCTCCTTCGTAGGAAACAGAGAGATGGGACAGATCACTCTGAAGAAAGATCAG atCGTAGTGAAGAAAGGAGATGAGAAAGGCGGCTACTTGAAGGTCAGCACTGGACGAAAGCTGGGCTACTTCCCTGCTGACCTGCTGCTGGAGATCACTGTGACATAA
- the stac3 gene encoding SH3 and cysteine-rich domain-containing protein 3 isoform X2 has product MRRKWKWRIRNQSLLQSQSFGSMTNPTSSRTITAKNPMNNKFALRCKNCKTNIHHSCQSYVEFQRCFGKIPPGFRRAYSSPLYSSDQPDPNNPNRNDPVFDTLRVGVIMANKERKKNENDKKNIMMMMEEEEEESQQPKENEEGGEGKPDDKKEKGGDKADDKSKGTFSQSHYYLALYRFKAIEKDDLDFHPGDRITVLDDSNEEWWRGKMGEKTGYFPTNYLIKVRASERVFKVTRSFVGNREMGQITLKKDQIVVKKGDEKGGYLKVSTGRKLGYFPADLLLEITVT; this is encoded by the exons atgaggaggaagtggaagtgGAGGATAAGGAACCAGAGCCTCCTTCAGAGCCAGTCGTTCGGGTCAATGACAAACCCCACAAGTTCAAGGACCATTACTGCAAAAAACCCAA TGAACAACAAGTTTGCTCTGAGGTGTAAAAACTGCAAGACCAACATCCACCATTCATGTCAGTCCTATGTCGAATTCCAGAGATGCTTTGGCAAAATT CCGCCTGGCTTCAGAAGGGCCTACAGCTCCCCTCTGTACAGCAGTGACCAACCAGATCCCA ACAATCCAAACCGGAACGACCCCGTCTTTGACACCCTGCGAGTCGGCGTCATCATGGCAAATAAGGAGcgcaaaaagaatgaaaatgacaagaaaaat attatgatgatgatggaggaagaggaagaagagagccAACAACCCAAAGAGaatgaggagggaggagaag GGAAGCCTGATGATAAGAAGGAGAAAGGTGGAGACAAAGCAGATGACAAG AGTAAAGGAACGTTCTCCCAGTCCCACTATTACCTGGCTCTGTACCGCTTCAAGGCCATCGAGAAAGACGACCTCGACTTCCA CCCTGGTGATCGTATCACAGTACTGGATGACTCCAATGAGGAGTGGTGGAGG GGAAAGATGGGGGAGAAGACAGGATACTTCCCCACCAACTACCTCATCAAAGTGCGCGCATCAGAAAGAGTTTTCAAGGTGACGCGCTCCTTCGTAGGAAACAGAGAGATGGGACAGATCACTCTGAAGAAAGATCAG atCGTAGTGAAGAAAGGAGATGAGAAAGGCGGCTACTTGAAGGTCAGCACTGGACGAAAGCTGGGCTACTTCCCTGCTGACCTGCTGCTGGAGATCACTGTGACATAA